In one Gemmatimonadota bacterium genomic region, the following are encoded:
- a CDS encoding DUF488 domain-containing protein, with protein sequence MRGPLALQPPGTLWTIGHSTHPIAEFIDLLTAHGIMRIADVRRFAGSRKFPQFNPAELERSLATAGIAYTPMPALGGRRKALPDSPHSEWQNEAFRGYADYMDTEEFAQAAESLAAIAREDRVAAMCSEAVWWRCHRSMIADYFKAHEWEVLHIMGIGEAKEHPYTSVAKLVDGVLSY encoded by the coding sequence GTGCGCGGACCTTTAGCCCTGCAGCCGCCAGGAACGCTCTGGACGATCGGCCACTCGACTCATCCCATTGCTGAATTCATCGACCTGTTGACCGCGCACGGCATAATGCGTATCGCTGACGTGCGACGGTTCGCAGGATCGCGAAAGTTTCCGCAGTTCAATCCGGCCGAACTCGAACGATCGCTTGCAACCGCGGGAATCGCATACACGCCAATGCCGGCACTCGGCGGGAGACGCAAGGCGCTCCCGGACTCACCGCACTCCGAGTGGCAGAACGAGGCGTTTCGCGGATATGCCGACTACATGGACACCGAAGAGTTTGCCCAGGCTGCAGAGTCGCTGGCCGCGATCGCCCGCGAGGACAGGGTTGCCGCGATGTGTTCAGAAGCAGTATGGTGGCGCTGTCACCGGTCGATGATCGCCGATTATTTCAAGGCGCACGAATGGGAAGTGCTGCACATCATGGGGATCGGCGAGGCGAAGGAGCACCCCTATACGTCCGTGGCCAAGCTGGTAGATGGGGTGTTGAGTTACTGA
- a CDS encoding acyl-CoA dehydrogenase family protein, whose amino-acid sequence MPTDGYSFTRGIFAGEINDELLFPYPPQLDTLDSSEAATVTRLVQAMEGRLGGLIDSVKFDQEETIHDDVIAALAEHGFLGMTIPRRFGGLELSPRAYARVCEAIGGVDASIGVFIGVHCGLGCKAIVMYGTESQKQQWLPRLARGEILVSYALTEPLIGSDAQHVKTTATLSADKSHWTLNGHKIWIGNAHRAAVLVTFAQTEVERDGKFVTRPTAFLIEPTMPGFRVVETVRKMGIRGSTQAELEYTDLRVPAANVLGEIGRGFAVAVHVLNGGRLTLAAGCTGGARHVFREMTSYVEQRIQFGKPLADFEITQRKLATIASDIYASDAMLGVIANLATDNEADWSLEAAIGKVFASELIWRTTDEMVQLAGGRGFVKPYPYERFLRDSRINRIFEGANEILRLFIALNGIQTLSGQLKEVSVALREPIKHLGLLSEFAAARVRNAFGASATLDFELDPRLAAHKESFEKHVAELRSSAESAVTKYRGEIVDRQMVVERLSNMAIELFATACVLSYTQALLERQDDARAILLCDIFCVGSGLRFRAARVALAGGADGTLDDARRALAAEVRADKGYALPDSILDVPRTVGTVQSVK is encoded by the coding sequence ATGCCGACAGACGGATATTCGTTCACGCGTGGGATCTTCGCCGGTGAGATAAACGACGAGCTGCTGTTCCCATATCCGCCACAGCTCGACACGCTCGATTCATCGGAAGCTGCGACAGTCACCCGACTGGTTCAGGCGATGGAAGGTCGATTGGGCGGCCTCATCGACTCAGTGAAGTTCGATCAGGAGGAAACGATCCACGACGACGTGATCGCCGCACTCGCCGAGCATGGATTCCTCGGCATGACGATTCCGCGACGATTCGGTGGACTTGAGCTGTCGCCACGTGCGTACGCGAGAGTGTGCGAAGCGATCGGCGGTGTCGACGCCTCGATCGGCGTCTTCATCGGAGTGCACTGCGGTCTGGGCTGCAAGGCGATAGTGATGTACGGCACCGAATCGCAGAAGCAGCAGTGGCTGCCGCGCCTTGCGCGCGGTGAGATACTCGTATCCTACGCGCTCACCGAGCCACTGATAGGCTCCGACGCGCAGCACGTGAAGACGACGGCGACGTTGAGCGCCGACAAGTCCCACTGGACCCTCAACGGCCACAAGATCTGGATCGGCAACGCGCATCGCGCCGCTGTTCTCGTCACCTTCGCGCAGACGGAAGTCGAGCGCGACGGAAAGTTCGTGACAAGGCCAACGGCGTTCCTCATCGAGCCCACGATGCCTGGATTCCGCGTTGTCGAAACGGTCCGAAAGATGGGTATTCGGGGATCCACCCAGGCCGAGCTCGAGTACACGGATCTCCGCGTTCCCGCGGCAAACGTGCTTGGCGAGATCGGCCGAGGCTTCGCGGTCGCCGTGCACGTGCTGAACGGCGGCCGGCTCACGCTCGCCGCCGGATGCACAGGCGGGGCCAGGCACGTCTTCCGCGAGATGACCAGCTACGTCGAGCAGCGTATCCAGTTCGGCAAGCCGCTCGCCGACTTCGAGATCACGCAACGGAAGCTCGCGACGATCGCATCGGACATCTACGCATCCGATGCAATGCTCGGGGTCATCGCAAATCTTGCCACGGATAACGAAGCAGACTGGTCGCTGGAGGCCGCGATCGGCAAGGTGTTCGCGAGCGAACTGATCTGGCGCACCACTGATGAAATGGTCCAGCTCGCTGGCGGCCGCGGATTCGTGAAGCCATATCCGTACGAGCGCTTTCTTCGCGACAGCCGAATCAACAGGATATTCGAGGGCGCCAACGAGATCCTGCGACTATTCATCGCGCTGAACGGGATTCAGACACTCTCCGGCCAGCTCAAGGAAGTCAGCGTTGCGCTGCGCGAGCCGATCAAGCATCTCGGACTGCTCAGCGAGTTTGCGGCGGCAAGAGTCCGTAACGCGTTCGGCGCCAGCGCGACACTCGATTTCGAGCTGGACCCAAGGCTTGCTGCGCACAAGGAGTCATTCGAGAAACACGTCGCCGAGCTACGGTCCTCGGCCGAGAGCGCGGTGACGAAATATCGTGGTGAGATCGTGGATCGTCAGATGGTGGTCGAGCGGCTATCCAACATGGCGATCGAGCTGTTCGCCACCGCGTGTGTCCTGTCGTACACCCAGGCCCTGCTCGAGAGGCAGGACGACGCGCGCGCGATCCTCCTGTGCGACATATTCTGCGTGGGGTCGGGCCTGCGGTTCCGCGCTGCGCGCGTCGCCCTGGCTGGCGGCGCCGATGGAACGCTCGATGACGCGCGGCGCGCATTGGCGGCGGAAGTGCGAGCCGATAAGGGATATGCATTACCGGATTCGATTCTCGATGTACCCCGGACAGTCGGCACTGTGCAGTCGGTGAAATGA
- the nadC gene encoding carboxylating nicotinate-nucleotide diphosphorylase, with product MIESNSLTDPSLQRLAEFAFSPEERTRFPLDAQHRARIVHAALEEDAADADVTTNATIDPATTARAALVARRDGVVCGTSLAIEAFRQRDPTIAIREDSHDARPIDRGDTILFLTGSARGMLSAERVALNFMQRLSGIATLTAQYVHAVRGTNARILDTRKTTPGWRKLERYAVRCGGGMSHRSDLEQAVLIKDNHIAALGDDVGLAVHRARAIAPSGTRIEVECDDVSQVGEAISAGADIILLDNMGLQDMRDAVKLVAGCAVIEASGGVNLQTVRGIAETGVNWISVGALTHSAPALDLALDFEG from the coding sequence ATGATCGAATCCAACTCGCTCACCGACCCGTCGCTGCAACGGCTGGCAGAGTTCGCATTTTCACCGGAAGAGCGAACGCGCTTTCCGCTCGACGCGCAGCACCGGGCGCGCATCGTGCACGCGGCGCTGGAAGAGGATGCGGCAGACGCGGACGTGACGACCAACGCTACGATCGATCCTGCGACGACTGCGCGTGCGGCACTCGTCGCGAGACGCGACGGAGTGGTGTGTGGCACTTCGTTGGCGATCGAGGCATTCCGGCAGCGCGATCCAACGATCGCGATCCGTGAGGACTCGCACGACGCGCGGCCGATCGATCGCGGGGACACGATTCTCTTTCTGACCGGGAGTGCGCGCGGGATGTTGAGTGCTGAACGGGTGGCGTTGAATTTCATGCAACGTCTCTCGGGCATCGCGACGCTCACCGCGCAGTACGTGCACGCGGTGCGCGGCACGAACGCACGCATACTCGATACGCGCAAGACGACCCCGGGCTGGCGGAAGCTGGAGCGCTACGCCGTGCGCTGCGGCGGCGGAATGAGCCATCGCAGCGATCTCGAGCAGGCGGTGCTCATCAAGGACAACCACATAGCCGCGCTGGGCGACGACGTCGGGCTCGCAGTGCATCGCGCCCGCGCAATTGCTCCGTCCGGCACGCGAATCGAAGTGGAATGCGACGATGTCTCGCAGGTTGGCGAGGCGATCAGCGCGGGCGCGGACATCATCCTGCTGGACAACATGGGACTCCAGGACATGCGCGACGCCGTGAAGCTCGTCGCGGGGTGCGCGGTGATCGAGGCGTCCGGCGGTGTGAATCTTCAGACGGTTCGCGGGATCGCGGAAACGGGAGTCAACTGGATTTCGGTCGGCGCTCTCACGCACTCCGCGCCGGCGCTCGATCTGGCGCTCGATTTCGAGGGGTGA
- the nadA gene encoding quinolinate synthase NadA, translated as MIESIYDPTQDEDIVSRIKSLARERDAVILAHNYQRPEVQDAADFVGDSLGLSREAAKTKAKVIVFCGVHFMAETAAILSPDKTVLLPDMAAGCSLAATIDGAQLREWKNEHPGAIVVSYVNTTAEVKAESDYCCTSGNAVDIVNSIPADREILFLPDMFLGAHVRRVTGRENIHVWMGECHVHAGIDPENINAQRALHPGAEFLIHPECGCATSAVEAVSSGAVDAAGVQILSTEGMIRRPAISDSEEFIVATEVGILHRLRRENPTKRFIPANDRAVCAFMKVTTLPKVLASLQHMQHRITVDPDTAAKARRAIERMVAVGGRPTPLSLDPSTAEDPGE; from the coding sequence ATGATTGAATCGATATACGACCCGACACAGGATGAGGACATCGTCTCGCGCATCAAGTCGCTCGCACGTGAACGCGATGCGGTCATCCTGGCGCACAACTACCAGCGTCCGGAAGTGCAGGACGCTGCTGACTTCGTCGGCGACTCGCTCGGACTGAGCCGCGAGGCGGCGAAGACGAAAGCGAAGGTCATCGTCTTCTGTGGCGTTCACTTCATGGCGGAGACGGCGGCGATCCTCTCGCCCGACAAGACGGTTCTGCTGCCGGACATGGCTGCCGGCTGCTCGCTCGCGGCGACGATCGACGGCGCGCAACTGCGCGAATGGAAGAACGAACACCCCGGTGCGATCGTAGTCAGCTACGTGAACACCACGGCAGAGGTAAAGGCTGAGAGCGATTATTGCTGCACCTCCGGCAACGCGGTAGACATCGTCAACTCGATTCCGGCTGACAGGGAGATTCTCTTTCTCCCCGACATGTTCCTCGGCGCACACGTGCGCCGCGTGACGGGACGCGAAAATATTCACGTGTGGATGGGTGAGTGCCATGTGCACGCCGGCATCGATCCGGAGAACATCAACGCTCAGCGCGCGCTGCATCCCGGCGCGGAATTTCTCATACACCCGGAATGCGGTTGCGCGACGAGCGCGGTCGAGGCGGTGTCGTCGGGTGCGGTGGACGCCGCGGGTGTGCAGATTCTCTCGACCGAGGGAATGATCCGCCGGCCGGCGATCTCGGATTCGGAGGAATTCATTGTCGCGACCGAGGTGGGCATCCTGCACCGTCTCCGGCGCGAGAATCCCACAAAGCGGTTCATTCCAGCGAATGATCGGGCGGTGTGCGCATTCATGAAGGTCACGACACTTCCAAAGGTTCTGGCCTCGCTGCAGCACATGCAGCACAGGATCACCGTCGATCCTGATACGGCGGCGAAGGCTCGGCGTGCAATCGAGCGGATGGTGGCAGTTGGCGGTAGGCCGACGCCGCTTTCACTCGATCCGTCGACGGCCGAGGATCCGGGAGAATGA
- a CDS encoding AcvB/VirJ family lysyl-phosphatidylglycerol hydrolase produces the protein MLLPLFVSVLTATAQLPRDTVTDVRNLPIVELRAAHATSNTVAIILSGDGGWADIDEKVGKRLQSRGIDVVGVDMRDYLRGGGRSPAVIGRDVSRIARRYMALWRKHDIALVGYSRGSDLAPFAATNLAPDIRPHLTLIAMLALLERASFSYHFSDLWRTTSGKDDTPILPQLQALKGVPMVCVYGAEEKESLCRSAPPGLMTVIERKGKHHFDGNYNALGDIVYQAVMRSANGTPLGDLEAPQ, from the coding sequence ATGCTACTGCCCCTCTTCGTTTCAGTCCTTACCGCAACCGCGCAGCTGCCGCGCGACACCGTCACAGATGTTCGGAACCTGCCGATCGTCGAACTACGCGCAGCACACGCCACCAGTAACACGGTCGCGATAATTCTCTCGGGTGACGGCGGTTGGGCCGACATCGACGAGAAGGTTGGAAAGCGACTGCAATCGCGTGGGATCGACGTGGTTGGCGTCGACATGCGCGACTATCTGCGCGGCGGAGGGCGGTCGCCGGCTGTAATTGGACGCGACGTCTCTCGCATTGCGCGGCGCTACATGGCACTCTGGAGGAAGCACGACATTGCACTCGTCGGCTACTCGCGCGGTTCGGACCTGGCGCCATTCGCCGCTACGAATCTCGCTCCCGACATCCGTCCGCATCTCACTCTGATTGCGATGCTGGCCCTGCTGGAGCGCGCAAGCTTCTCCTATCACTTCTCCGACCTGTGGCGCACGACATCGGGCAAGGACGACACGCCCATTCTGCCACAACTCCAGGCACTCAAGGGCGTGCCGATGGTCTGTGTTTACGGAGCTGAGGAAAAGGAATCGCTCTGCCGCTCTGCACCACCGGGACTGATGACGGTCATCGAGCGCAAGGGCAAGCATCACTTCGACGGCAACTACAACGCACTGGGCGACATCGTTTACCAGGCCGTGATGAGAAGCGCGAATGGGACGCCGTTGGGGGATCTGGAAGCGCCTCAGTAA
- the aroH gene encoding chorismate mutase, with protein sequence MSNGDQSAMRIRGLRGATRVARDDSESIRTATRQLLAEMLLRNSLRQDAIVSAFFTVTPDLVSEFPARAAREMGWDDVAMLCSTEIPVPGSMDRVVRVLLHAELPANTSVRHVYLNGAEELRPDL encoded by the coding sequence ATGAGCAACGGAGACCAGAGCGCGATGCGCATCCGCGGCCTTCGCGGAGCTACGCGCGTCGCGCGCGACGACTCGGAGTCCATCCGCACCGCGACACGGCAATTGCTCGCGGAGATGCTGTTGCGCAACTCACTGCGCCAGGATGCGATCGTCAGCGCGTTCTTCACGGTTACACCGGATCTCGTGAGCGAATTTCCCGCCAGGGCAGCTCGCGAGATGGGATGGGATGATGTGGCGATGCTCTGTTCGACCGAAATTCCCGTGCCGGGCTCGATGGACCGCGTGGTACGGGTACTGCTTCACGCCGAGCTTCCCGCGAACACTTCGGTGCGGCACGTGTACCTCAACGGAGCAGAGGAATTACGCCCCGATCTGTGA